In a single window of the Melissococcus plutonius ATCC 35311 genome:
- a CDS encoding MFS transporter, producing the protein MYLGCYISQDIFSQVFTYFIVFSLAYTAVVASNLLSIISIACIFGVLIGIFTISRFNPAIIYRFSVALFSIGILGFLIAYGIPNANRLWLLSLSGFVSGLGRGALAYIPWNIYSFIPDVDELVTGKRREGIFAGIMTFTRKSTQAVAVFLVGILLDHSGFIAKASVQSASVTHTIVLIMTIGTFSFLIMGVIASFKFCLTKETHQLLIETIEEFRKNPTYQMDEQTATCLKQLTGWDQQYLWGNNNVIFKGKTTEKAEQN; encoded by the coding sequence ATGTATTTAGGTTGTTACATTTCTCAAGATATTTTTTCACAGGTATTTACCTATTTCATTGTTTTTTCTTTAGCTTATACGGCAGTTGTTGCTTCCAACCTACTTAGTATTATTTCAATTGCTTGTATTTTTGGTGTTTTAATTGGGATTTTTACCATTTCACGTTTTAATCCAGCGATCATTTATCGTTTTTCAGTTGCTTTATTTTCAATAGGGATCCTTGGCTTTTTGATTGCTTATGGCATACCAAATGCCAATCGTTTATGGTTACTTTCACTTTCTGGGTTTGTTAGTGGTCTTGGCCGTGGCGCATTAGCCTACATTCCTTGGAACATCTATAGTTTTATCCCAGATGTTGATGAATTGGTCACTGGTAAACGTAGAGAAGGAATTTTTGCTGGTATCATGACTTTTACTAGAAAATCAACACAAGCTGTTGCTGTTTTCCTCGTTGGAATTCTTTTAGATCATTCTGGTTTTATCGCAAAAGCAAGTGTTCAATCTGCCTCTGTCACTCATACTATTGTTTTAATTATGACTATTGGAACTTTCTCCTTTTTAATTATGGGAGTTATTGCTTCCTTTAAATTTTGTTTAACCAAAGAAACACATCAATTATTAATTGAAACAATTGAAGAATTTCGAAAGAATCCTACCTATCAAATGGATGAACAAACAGCAACTTGCTTAAAACAGCTTACTGGTTGGGATCAACAATATTTATGGGGAAATAATAATGTCATCTTTAAGGGAAAGACAACAGAAAAAGCAGAACAAAATTAG
- a CDS encoding glycoside hydrolase family 105 protein: MQNSVINEQQIQQSTIDETIKKLMNNLITIKDTDGEFLLDFDDIIVDDKSWNVWNWPQGIGLYGIYKYWEITKNEKAWQIIIDWFEQQFALGSPSKNVNTMAPLLTMAYLYEQSNDCRFLPYLENWAEWVMNDMPRTEEEGLEHFTYGPENIEQLWDDTLMMTVLPLAKIGLLLNRPQYLEEAKRQFILHTKYLCDKKTGLWFHGWTFLENHNYAEALWARGNCWITIAIPEIIDLLDLKPGDAFREFLIETLKKQVSTLKKLQSPSGLWHTLLDDETSYCEASATAGFAYGLLKAARKNYIDKEYKAVAEKAISGLLNEINEVGAVQKVSIGTGLGEDLTFYQNIRTTEMPYGQSLTILALSEYLYEYI, translated from the coding sequence ATGCAAAATTCTGTCATTAACGAGCAACAAATTCAACAAAGTACCATTGATGAAACAATAAAAAAATTGATGAATAATCTTATTACAATTAAAGATACAGATGGTGAGTTTTTATTAGATTTTGATGATATCATCGTTGATGATAAAAGTTGGAATGTTTGGAATTGGCCACAAGGGATCGGTCTTTATGGTATTTATAAATATTGGGAAATAACCAAAAATGAAAAGGCCTGGCAAATTATTATAGATTGGTTTGAACAGCAATTTGCTTTAGGTTCTCCATCTAAAAATGTTAATACAATGGCTCCTTTATTGACTATGGCTTACCTATATGAACAAAGTAACGACTGTCGCTTCCTACCTTACTTAGAAAATTGGGCAGAATGGGTAATGAATGATATGCCAAGAACAGAAGAAGAAGGTTTGGAACACTTTACCTATGGACCAGAAAATATTGAACAATTATGGGATGATACTTTGATGATGACTGTCTTACCCTTGGCAAAAATTGGGCTATTATTAAACCGACCACAATATTTAGAAGAAGCTAAACGACAATTTATTTTGCATACTAAATATTTGTGTGATAAAAAAACTGGATTATGGTTCCATGGTTGGACATTTTTAGAAAATCATAATTATGCTGAAGCCCTTTGGGCACGTGGAAATTGTTGGATTACAATTGCAATTCCAGAAATTATTGATTTGTTAGACTTGAAGCCTGGTGATGCATTCCGAGAATTCTTAATCGAAACATTAAAAAAACAAGTTTCAACTCTAAAAAAATTGCAATCTCCTTCGGGTTTATGGCATACCCTACTTGATGATGAAACTTCTTATTGTGAAGCTTCTGCTACAGCTGGTTTTGCTTATGGATTATTAAAGGCAGCACGTAAAAATTATATTGATAAAGAATATAAAGCAGTCGCCGAAAAAGCAATTTCAGGTCTGTTAAACGAAATAAACGAAGTAGGTGCAGTCCAAAAAGTTTCTATAGGTACAGGATTAGGAGAAGATTTAACCTTTTATCAAAATATACGTACGACAGAAATGCCTTATGGTCAATCTCTCACTATCTTAGCTTTATCCGAATATTTATATGAATATATTTAA
- the pepV gene encoding dipeptidase PepV: protein MTIDWKKEVELRKDAMLEDLENLLRINSERDDSKATPDAPFGPGPKEALLHMLSYGERDGFTVKNVDNYAGHIEYGEGEETLGIFAHMDVVPASAGWTTNPYEPMIKDGKIYARGASDDKGPSIAAYYALKIIKDLGLPISKRIRFVIGSDEESGWGDMDYYFKHEATPDFGFSPDAEFPIINGEKGNGTIRLNFRNENQGEYILNSFKSGLRENMVPNTAIAKLVVASEQAALEMQAAFDIYVKEQPISGTIEIDGKKITIELSGKGAHGAAPQTGINAGTFLAFFLDGYAFGGGAKDFIHTLAAYIHEDFYGEKLGVAFEDTKMGSLTMNAGIIDFDVDNNSENNNLVTLNFRYPQGTTLDELQQKVQKTVGDSVKTSQGSHNMAPHYVPTDDPLVKTLLQVYEDHTGQKGEEKIIGGGTYGRLLKRGVAYGAMFPGYVDTMHQANEFMELEDLFKSAVIYADAIYRLVK from the coding sequence ATGACAATTGACTGGAAAAAGGAAGTAGAACTTCGTAAAGATGCCATGCTTGAAGATCTAGAGAACCTCTTACGTATTAATAGTGAGCGTGATGATTCAAAAGCAACACCAGATGCACCTTTTGGTCCTGGTCCTAAAGAAGCTTTACTTCACATGTTATCTTATGGTGAACGTGATGGATTTACTGTAAAAAATGTTGATAATTATGCTGGACATATTGAATATGGTGAAGGAGAAGAAACATTAGGCATTTTTGCTCATATGGATGTGGTACCTGCCAGTGCAGGTTGGACAACCAATCCTTATGAACCTATGATTAAAGATGGTAAAATTTATGCTCGTGGTGCTAGTGACGATAAGGGACCAAGTATTGCTGCTTATTATGCACTGAAAATTATTAAAGATTTAGGATTACCAATCTCAAAGAGAATTCGTTTCGTTATTGGGAGTGATGAAGAAAGTGGTTGGGGTGATATGGATTATTACTTCAAACATGAAGCTACTCCAGATTTTGGTTTCTCACCAGATGCTGAATTTCCAATTATTAATGGAGAAAAAGGAAATGGCACGATTCGTTTAAATTTTAGGAATGAAAATCAAGGTGAATATATTTTAAATAGCTTTAAATCTGGCTTACGAGAAAATATGGTACCTAATACAGCAATTGCTAAGTTAGTGGTTGCTTCTGAACAAGCTGCTTTAGAAATGCAAGCTGCTTTTGATATCTATGTTAAAGAACAACCTATTTCTGGAACGATTGAAATAGATGGTAAAAAAATTACTATTGAACTATCTGGAAAAGGAGCTCATGGTGCTGCGCCACAAACAGGAATCAATGCTGGGACATTTTTAGCTTTCTTTTTAGATGGCTATGCATTTGGCGGTGGTGCGAAAGACTTTATTCATACGCTGGCTGCTTATATTCATGAAGATTTTTATGGTGAAAAATTAGGTGTTGCTTTTGAAGATACTAAAATGGGTAGTTTAACAATGAATGCTGGTATTATTGATTTCGACGTTGATAATAATTCTGAAAATAACAATCTTGTTACCCTAAATTTCCGTTATCCTCAAGGAACAACCTTAGATGAATTGCAACAAAAAGTCCAAAAAACAGTAGGAGATTCAGTAAAAACAAGTCAGGGTTCTCATAATATGGCACCTCACTATGTACCAACTGATGATCCATTGGTGAAAACTTTATTGCAAGTTTATGAAGATCATACAGGTCAAAAAGGTGAAGAAAAAATTATCGGTGGTGGTACTTATGGCCGCCTACTAAAACGTGGTGTTGCTTATGGTGCTATGTTCCCAGGCTACGTAGACACAATGCATCAAGCAAATGAATTTATGGAATTAGAAGATTTATTTAAATCAGCAGTTATTTATGCAGATGCCATTTATCGCTTGGTTAAATAA
- a CDS encoding NAD(P)H-hydrate dehydratase, giving the protein MKKLTSSILTELIQPRPENSHKGNFGRIVLIGGNNQFGGAIIMSTQAAIGTGAGLTTVVTEEKNHAPLHARCPEAMAVNLINQEEISALLPSANVVLIGPGLGVDSSSQQLLELVLKQQSENQWLVIDGSAITLFAKKWLPLNYPHHIIFTPHQMEWQRLSGIPIAEQTEMKNQSVQQQLNTNIVLKSHRTEIYTEKNHYQNPIGTPAMATGGMGDTLSGIITGFLAQFEEKEIALIGAVYLHSYIGEELGKKNYVVLPTRISEQIPVYMKYFETHH; this is encoded by the coding sequence ATGAAAAAACTAACATCCTCTATTTTAACCGAACTTATTCAACCTAGACCAGAAAATAGTCACAAAGGGAACTTTGGCAGAATTGTCTTAATTGGAGGAAATAACCAATTTGGTGGTGCAATTATTATGAGCACCCAAGCAGCTATTGGGACAGGAGCAGGATTAACTACTGTAGTTACCGAAGAAAAAAATCATGCACCTCTTCATGCACGTTGTCCAGAAGCCATGGCAGTTAATCTTATTAATCAAGAAGAAATTTCTGCTTTACTGCCTTCTGCAAATGTTGTTTTAATCGGACCCGGTTTAGGCGTCGATTCTTCAAGTCAGCAGTTATTAGAATTAGTTTTAAAGCAGCAATCTGAAAATCAGTGGCTTGTTATTGATGGTTCTGCAATTACATTATTTGCTAAAAAATGGTTACCATTAAATTATCCCCATCATATTATTTTCACACCACATCAAATGGAATGGCAGCGTCTATCTGGTATTCCTATTGCTGAACAGACAGAGATGAAAAATCAATCTGTTCAGCAACAATTAAATACGAACATTGTTTTAAAAAGTCATCGAACAGAAATTTATACAGAAAAAAATCATTACCAAAATCCAATTGGTACACCAGCAATGGCTACCGGTGGTATGGGAGACACCTTGTCAGGTATCATTACTGGTTTTTTAGCTCAATTTGAAGAAAAAGAAATCGCTTTGATAGGTGCAGTCTATTTGCACAGCTATATTGGAGAAGAACTGGGTAAGAAAAATTATGTAGTTCTGCCTACACGAATTAGTGAACAAATTCCTGTATATATGAAATACTTTGAAACACATCACTAA